GGGGGATCACCCCTGGCCAGGGCATCGGTGTGGATGAGTGTGTTCCGGTCTCGGACGAGCTCGAAGCTGCTGATCGCCCCATTGCGGAAGAGGCCTATCGCTACATGGATCTTGCCCCCGGTCAGCCCATCGAGGGTGTGCCGGTGGATGTGTGTTTCATCGGCAGCTGCACCAATGGTCGACTCAGTGACCTGCAGGCTGCTGCCGCTGTGGCCCGCGGTCGCCATGTGGCAGAGGGCATCAAGGCGTTCGTGGTGCCTGGCTCTGAACAGGTGGCCCGGGCTGCAGTCGCAGAGGGATTGGATCAGGTGTTCCGGGAGGCTGGTTTCGAGTGGCGGGAGCCAGGCTGCTCCATGTGTCTCGCCATGAACCCGGATCGTCTGGAGGGACGTCAGATCAGTGCCAGCTCCAGCAACCGCAATTTCAAAGGCCGTCAGGGTTCTCCCAGCGGTCGCACGCTGCTGATGAGTCCAGCGATGGTCGCTGCCGCTGCAATCGCAGGCCGAGTCAGCGATGTACGTCAGCTGAACTGAGCTCAGCGCTTCCAATTTCGTTGTTTTCTCGCTCCCGTTGTCTGTTTCGCTCATGACTGAGACCACTGCCTTCCCTCAGGGTCCGATTGTTCGGGTGTCAGGTCGTGGACTGGTGCTCCGGGGTGATGACATCGATACCGACCGGATCATTCCGGCCCGTTTTCTCAAATGCGTGAGCTTCGATGCCCTGGGTGAGCAAGCGTTCGCGGATGACCGCACGGAGCTCGCCGGCAAACACCCCTTCGACCAGGAGGCGCATCAAGGCGCGTCGATCCTTGTGGTGAATGACAACTTCGGTTGTGGATCCAGTCGTGAGCATGCGCCTCAGGCGTTGATGCGCTGGGGCATCCGAGCGGTGATCGGCGTGAGCTTTGCTGAAATTTTCTACGGAAACTGCCTGGCACTAGGCATTCCCTGCGCCACGGCTGGCGTGGACGAGATTCGCAAGCTTCAGGATGCGGTGCAGGCTGATCCAGCTGCGGAATGGACCCTTGATCTGGAATCACTGACGCTCAGTGATGGTGCGACGACCCAGGCGCTGGCTTTGGCCGGTGGTGCGCTCGACATGCTGCGCAGCGGTCAATGGGATGCCACCGGACAGTTGCTGGCCAGAGATGCTGAGCTCACCCGCACCATGGCAGGGCTTCCTTATCTGCACGGCTTCTGATTCGCGGCAGACAGCTGAATGATTGTCTATGACTGAGACAGAGGCTCCTCGGCCATGACTCAGTTCAGCTTTGTTCCGATGGCCGCTGCCGTGCTGCTGAGCGGTCTTGCTCCTTTGGCGCTGCGTGCTGGAACGGTCGAGTCCCTGCGGGTTGAACCCTATGGATCACCCCACGAACGCCTGATTCAGTCCGGTGCCTGCGTGGGCTGTGATCTACGTGGTGCTCCTCTGGAAGGCGCTCATCTCATCGGTGCTGATCTCCGCAATGCCGATCTTCGCGGAGCTGTTCTGCGAGAAGCCAATCTTGAAGGCGCTGATCTCAGTGGAGCCCGTCTTGATGGGGCTGATCTGCAGGGAGCCAGCCTCAGCAACGCCGATCTCTCCGGAACAGACCTGCGTCGTGCTGATCTGAGGGGCGCAGTGGTGATCAATGCCTATGCCCCCGATGTGCGTACAGAGGGCATGCGTTTCGCCGGTGCGGACCTCACCGGCAGTCATCTGATCTACGGAGGCGGCACCGATTGACGCCCCTGGGCATCAGAACGGTCGCTCTTCCAGTTCGTTGGGCAGATTTCTCGGTGTGTACGGAATGAAGGGGCGTCCGGTTCCCGTGAAGTTGAAATCATTCAGGCGGAAGCGGAAGCCGCCGATGCCTTCGTAGGGATTGAAGTAGAACCCGAGGTCATAGCTGCGCCGTTGCCAGCGCAGTTCGATGTTGGAGTTGATCACGTTGCCGTAGAACTCCGAGCCGGGGTCGATGTTGACCCCCACGCCTGCATTGAGCAGCAATGGACCGGCGATTTGCTGTGTGATGCCGATGCCGAGTGTGGCGAGATCCACCGGCTGATCGAATTTGAAGGGGCTTTCACCCTGCTTGAGGGTGCCACCCCCTGACACCGACAACTGGGTGTAGTCGAGGAATGGCTTGCTGAAGGTGCCGAGGGTCAGGGTCGGTCCACCGGTCAGGCTGATGGTGCCTTGGCTTCTGCCGTCACCGAAGGCCGCCATGGTGGTGTTGATATTGGTGCGGAATGTGAGGCCAGGAACGATCGCCACCGGCGAGTAGCGATAGGCCGCTTCCGGAGTGAGTGCCGCAGGCTTCCCGCGCCAGAGTGGATAGCTGCTGTTCATCGACCCGTAGAAATTCGCTCGCATGGTGTCGATGAGCGGATTATCGCTCTGGTTGGTTGTCGTGAAGCTCTCGGCCTGATAGTTGCCGACGCCCAGACGCCAGATGTAGTTATTGCTGAGCTTGCCCCAGTTCCAATTGCCTTTCTTCTCGCCGAATACGCCAAGAGCGCTGTAGACGTCGGTCTCACCCAGTGAGCCGTTCCAGGTGCGATAGCGGTAAGCACTGAAGAGACGGGCTTCCACTTCTCCCAGAAGTGGAAGATCGACAAACCGAGTCACATCGCCCCAGAAACGACTGCCGTTCAGGAAATTGCTCGGATCGAGCGTGCTGATGTCGGCTTCGGCCTTTGCCGTCCAGCCCATGACCTCCGCACTGAGCTCAGCTTCAAGGCCAAAGAGATCACCGAGGCTGTTCTCCTGGGTCACTTTGGCGCTGTCGATCGATGTGCCTGGGGCCACATAGCTGGAGTTGTCCCCGTTGATGGCCCGTTGCAGCATGAATTGCGGTTCGAGCTCCAGGGTGACATCGCTTGAGAGTTCGATCGGGCGGAGCATGCGCCCGATGTAGAAGCCACTGCGGTCTTCATCGTCGATGCCAAACACCCAGCGGTTCTCCACCTCTTCCTCTTGCTGGATGCGTTGCGTTCTCGAGACGGGGATCGGCAACCGCTCCTCGACGATCAGTCGGTTGCGCTCACTCTTGATCAGGATGTCGCCGTTTTCCACTTCCGTGGCGACCACATCCTCGGCATCGATGCGTGTCTGCGCTGGCGTGAAGGGGTCGTTGGTGAACCCCATCCGATCGCTCGTCCATCCCTCAGGGGTGAGTTGCACGCGCGCAGCCTGAATTCTCCAGCGACTGATTTCCCCTGTGATCAGCTTGGTGTCTCCTCGCTTGTTCAGTTGGGTGGGCTTCACACCGCCATAGCGATTTTGTGACAACACCTCGCTGTTGCGGAGGCCGTCGGCCCCTCCCTGGTTTTGTTCAATCACAAAACGTTGTTGCAACTGAATGCTCGTGATGCGTTGATCAAGAGCGGCGATCGCTTCGCTGCGCAGTCGTTCCTGTTCCCGGGGCGACAAACGTGATTCACGGGTCTGGGCAAGTGGTTCCGAAGAAAGACCATCTGTGGTGGCCCTGTCTGAACTGCGCGTCGGGTTGCCGAGGGTGATGTCTTCCAGCTTTTCGCTGAGTGTCTGTGGTGCAAGCCTCGACTCTCGGTTGGGATCAGGACATCCCAGTGGAGGCGGCACTTCTGTGCCGACGGAAGCCGGTTGGTCCTGCCCCCAGCGGTATCGCACACCCACCAGGTAGGCGTTGCTGCCTTCCTTGACGCCGTTGTAGGTGCCGAAGGCTCCCGATCGGTGGTGAATGCGTCCCACCAGGGACAGCTGCTCTGAAACGGTGGCCTCCAGTTCGAAGCCGAGATAGTTGAGCAGTTGCGAGAAGTTTTCTCGGTAGGTCTTCTCGTAGTTGCTGACGGAGGTGTTGTAGCTGATGCCTTCCACAAACCCGAAGCTCAGCCAAGGCTGCACCCAAAGGCGGGCGCCGATGCCGAGGATGCCTTCCCCGAACAGCTGACCTGGGGTGTCTGCGTTAGGGACGTCCTGGTTGAACGGTCCGCCCTGTTGCACGTAGGCCTGGTGGCCGAAAAGATCCGCTTCGAGTTCCAACTGCAGCGGTCCTGCACGCCAGATGCGTTTCTGCAAGCTGACGCCGAGCAAATACTCCGGCCGCATCCTGCC
This region of Synechococcus sp. NOUM97013 genomic DNA includes:
- a CDS encoding 3-isopropylmalate dehydratase small subunit 2: MTETTAFPQGPIVRVSGRGLVLRGDDIDTDRIIPARFLKCVSFDALGEQAFADDRTELAGKHPFDQEAHQGASILVVNDNFGCGSSREHAPQALMRWGIRAVIGVSFAEIFYGNCLALGIPCATAGVDEIRKLQDAVQADPAAEWTLDLESLTLSDGATTQALALAGGALDMLRSGQWDATGQLLARDAELTRTMAGLPYLHGF
- a CDS encoding pentapeptide repeat-containing protein, which encodes MTQFSFVPMAAAVLLSGLAPLALRAGTVESLRVEPYGSPHERLIQSGACVGCDLRGAPLEGAHLIGADLRNADLRGAVLREANLEGADLSGARLDGADLQGASLSNADLSGTDLRRADLRGAVVINAYAPDVRTEGMRFAGADLTGSHLIYGGGTD
- a CDS encoding DUF3769 domain-containing protein is translated as MSASRTSITLTGLMAVAAVLGSPCRSSEINELASSEDSASLTARSASQADPDPDAIPEPPLELRLKSDRQSYDARRQLFIAEGNVRLLLNGGVLQADRLEFDSDFNSLFARGSVRYRKGAQYFQASTLRFSLVHRNGAMEDVYGVLDLDSAAADFNPFPSNPSAGDTSRDSVDRRSQDPGRDPKALLPVIESNGLGFPTSIDIELESSTANRISPQGDGANFWEAELPMPATEWAVPDKPADNPTPGDYMACPAVLPPIPDWHPHPWAVTAWGGQMIDSNFGDTFLFNGRMRPEYLLGVSLQKRIWRAGPLQLELEADLFGHQAYVQQGGPFNQDVPNADTPGQLFGEGILGIGARLWVQPWLSFGFVEGISYNTSVSNYEKTYRENFSQLLNYLGFELEATVSEQLSLVGRIHHRSGAFGTYNGVKEGSNAYLVGVRYRWGQDQPASVGTEVPPPLGCPDPNRESRLAPQTLSEKLEDITLGNPTRSSDRATTDGLSSEPLAQTRESRLSPREQERLRSEAIAALDQRITSIQLQQRFVIEQNQGGADGLRNSEVLSQNRYGGVKPTQLNKRGDTKLITGEISRWRIQAARVQLTPEGWTSDRMGFTNDPFTPAQTRIDAEDVVATEVENGDILIKSERNRLIVEERLPIPVSRTQRIQQEEEVENRWVFGIDDEDRSGFYIGRMLRPIELSSDVTLELEPQFMLQRAINGDNSSYVAPGTSIDSAKVTQENSLGDLFGLEAELSAEVMGWTAKAEADISTLDPSNFLNGSRFWGDVTRFVDLPLLGEVEARLFSAYRYRTWNGSLGETDVYSALGVFGEKKGNWNWGKLSNNYIWRLGVGNYQAESFTTTNQSDNPLIDTMRANFYGSMNSSYPLWRGKPAALTPEAAYRYSPVAIVPGLTFRTNINTTMAAFGDGRSQGTISLTGGPTLTLGTFSKPFLDYTQLSVSGGGTLKQGESPFKFDQPVDLATLGIGITQQIAGPLLLNAGVGVNIDPGSEFYGNVINSNIELRWQRRSYDLGFYFNPYEGIGGFRFRLNDFNFTGTGRPFIPYTPRNLPNELEERPF